Proteins encoded together in one Sylvia atricapilla isolate bSylAtr1 chromosome 2, bSylAtr1.pri, whole genome shotgun sequence window:
- the AGPAT3 gene encoding 1-acyl-sn-glycerol-3-phosphate acyltransferase gamma, whose product MGFIAFLKTQFIVHLLIGFVFVVSGLIINFIQLCTLVLWPINKQLYRRVNCRLAYSLWSQLVMLLEWWSGTECTLFSDEATVKTFGKEHVIIILNHNFEIDFLCGWTMTERFGVLGSSKVLAKRELLYVPLIGWTWYFLEIVFCKRKWEEDRDTVIEGLKRLSDYPEYMWFLLYCEGTRFTETKHRISMEVAESKGLPKLKYHLLPRTKGFTTAVQCLRGTVSAVYDVTLNFRGNKNPSLLGILYGKKYEADMCVRRFPLEDIPQDEKEAANWLHKLYQEKDALQEMYNQEGVFPGKKFKPPRRPWTLLNFLFWATVLLSPLFTFGFGVFASGSPLLILAFLGLVGAASFGVRRLIGVTEIEKGSSYGNQEFKKKE is encoded by the exons ATGGGCTTCATTGCCTTCCTGAAGACCCAGTTCATAGTTCACCTCCTCATTGGGTTCGTCTTTGTTGTCAGTGGACTGATCATTAACTTCATTCAACTATGCACGCTGGTCCTCTGGCCCATCAACAAGCAGCTTTATCGCCGAGTAAACTGTCGCCTTGCCTATTCCCTTTGGAGCC AGTTGGTAATGCTGCTGGAATGGTGGTCAGGCACAGAGTGCACCCTGTTCTCAGACGAGGCCACGGTGAAAACCTTTGGGAAGGAACATGTCATCATCATCCTGAACCACAACTTTGAGATTGACTTCCTGTGCGGCTGGACGATGACAGAGCGCTTTGGAGTGCTGGGG AGTTCCAAAGTTCTTGCTAAGAGAGAGCTGCTATATGTGCCCCTAATCGGCTGGACGTGGTACTTCCTTGAGATTGTTTTCTGCAAAAGGAAATGGGAAGAGGACAGAGATACAGTTATTGAGGGATTGAAACGTTTGTCTGATTATCCCGAATATATGTGG TTTCTGCTGTACTGTGAAGGAACTCGTTTCACAGAGACCAAGCACCGCATCAGTATGGAAGTAGCTGAATCCAAGGGGTTGCCTAAACTGAAATACCACCTGTTGCCCAGAACCAAAGGTTTCACCACTGCTGTCCAGTGTCTCAGGGGAACAG tttcaGCAGTGTATGATGTAACACTAAATTTCAGAGGAAACAAGAACCCATCTTTATTAGGAATTCTTTATGGAAAGAAATATGAAGCAGATATGTGTGTAAG GAGATTTCCTCTGGAGGATATCCCTCAAGATGAAAAGGAAGCTGCAAACTGGCTTCATAAGCTTTACCAGGAAAAG gATGCATTGCAAGAGATGTATAACCAAGAAGGTGTATTTCCTGGCAAGAAGTTTAAACCTCCTAGGAGACCATGGACTCTCCTAAACTTTCTATTTTGGGCCACagttctcctctctcctctcttcacATTTGGCTTTGGAGTTTTTGCAAGTGGATCACCTCTCCTTATCCTTGCTTTCCTGGGACTTGTAGGAGCAG cttCCTTTGGAGTTCGTAGACTGATAGGAGtaactgaaatagaaaaaggCTCCAGCTATGGCAACCAGGAAttcaagaaaaaggaataa